The following are encoded together in the Bradyrhizobium genosp. L genome:
- a CDS encoding 50S ribosomal protein L23, with protein sequence MKNIDPRHYDVIIAPVVTEKATFASEHNKVMFKVADKATKPQIKEAVEKLFDVKVKSVNTLVRKGKTKVFRGNLGSQSDTKRAIVTLEEGHRIDVTTGL encoded by the coding sequence ATGAAGAACATCGACCCGCGCCACTACGACGTGATCATCGCGCCCGTCGTGACGGAAAAGGCGACCTTCGCCTCCGAGCATAACAAGGTGATGTTCAAGGTCGCCGACAAGGCGACCAAGCCGCAGATCAAGGAAGCGGTCGAGAAGCTGTTCGACGTCAAGGTGAAGAGCGTCAACACTCTCGTTCGCAAGGGCAAGACCAAGGTGTTCCGCGGCAATCTCGGCTCGCAGTCGGACACCAAGCGCGCGATCGTGACCCTCGAAGAGGGCCACCGGATCGACGTGACGACCGGACTATAA
- the rplD gene encoding 50S ribosomal protein L4: protein MELKVTTLEGKDAGSVELSDAIFGLEPRADIIQRCVQWQLNKRQAGTHKAQGRADVWRTGKKMYKQKGTGGARHGSARVPQFRGGGRAFGPVVRSHATDLPKKVRALALKHALSAKAKDGGLIVIDSAALAEAKTKALVGHFSGLGLTNALIIDGAEVNNGFASAARNIPNIDVLPIQGINVYDILRRHKLVLTKAAVDALEARFK, encoded by the coding sequence ATGGAACTGAAAGTCACCACCCTTGAGGGCAAGGACGCCGGCTCGGTCGAGCTGTCGGACGCGATCTTCGGTCTCGAGCCGCGCGCTGACATCATCCAGCGCTGCGTGCAGTGGCAGCTGAACAAGCGCCAGGCCGGCACGCACAAGGCCCAGGGCCGCGCCGACGTCTGGCGCACCGGCAAGAAGATGTACAAGCAGAAGGGCACCGGCGGCGCCCGTCACGGCTCGGCCCGCGTGCCGCAGTTCCGCGGCGGTGGCCGTGCGTTCGGTCCGGTCGTGCGCTCGCATGCGACCGACCTGCCGAAGAAGGTCCGCGCGCTGGCGCTCAAGCATGCGCTGTCGGCCAAGGCCAAGGACGGCGGGCTGATCGTGATCGACAGCGCGGCGCTGGCGGAAGCCAAGACCAAGGCGCTTGTCGGCCATTTCTCCGGCCTCGGGCTGACCAATGCGCTGATCATCGACGGCGCCGAGGTCAACAACGGTTTCGCGTCCGCGGCCCGCAACATCCCCAACATCGACGTGCTGCCGATCCAGGGCATCAACGTCTATGACATTCTCCGCCGCCACAAGCTGGTGCTGACCAAGGCTGCGGTTGATGCGCTGGAGGCGCGCTTCAAATGA
- the rplC gene encoding 50S ribosomal protein L3 has translation MRSGVIAQKVGMTRVFTEAGEHIPVTVLKLGNCQVLGHRTTEKNGYVALQLGSGARKTVYMPKAERGQFAVAKVEPKRKVAEFRVSEDALIPVGAEIQADHFVVGQFVDVTGTSIGKGFAGGMKRWNFGGLRATHGVSVSHRSIGSTGGRQDPGKTFKNKKMPGHMGVDRITTLNLRVVSTDVERGLILVEGAVPGSKGGWISVRDAVKKPLPKEAPKPGKFKVAGGGEAEAVAETEGA, from the coding sequence ATGCGCTCCGGAGTGATCGCACAGAAGGTCGGGATGACGCGGGTCTTTACAGAGGCCGGCGAGCATATCCCTGTGACCGTGCTGAAGCTGGGCAACTGCCAGGTGCTGGGCCACCGCACCACCGAGAAGAACGGCTATGTCGCTCTTCAGCTCGGTTCTGGCGCCCGCAAGACCGTTTACATGCCCAAGGCCGAACGCGGCCAGTTCGCGGTCGCCAAGGTCGAGCCGAAGCGCAAGGTCGCCGAGTTCCGCGTGTCCGAGGACGCGCTGATCCCGGTCGGCGCCGAGATCCAGGCGGACCATTTCGTGGTCGGCCAGTTCGTCGACGTCACCGGCACCTCGATCGGCAAGGGATTTGCCGGCGGCATGAAGCGCTGGAATTTCGGCGGTCTGCGCGCCACCCACGGCGTATCCGTCTCGCACCGTTCGATCGGTTCGACCGGTGGCCGTCAGGACCCCGGCAAGACGTTCAAGAACAAGAAGATGCCCGGCCACATGGGCGTCGACCGCATCACCACGCTCAACCTGCGCGTGGTCTCGACCGACGTCGAGCGCGGCCTGATCCTGGTCGAAGGCGCCGTTCCCGGCTCCAAGGGCGGCTGGATCTCGGTGCGCGACGCGGTGAAGAAGCCGCTGCCGAAGGAAGCTCCGAAGCCCGGCAAGTTCAAGGTTGCTGGCGGCGGCGAGGCCGAGGCTGTGGCCGAGACGGAGGGTGCGTGA
- the rpsJ gene encoding 30S ribosomal protein S10 codes for MNGQNIRIRLKAFDHRILDTSTREIVNTAKRTGAQVRGPIPLPTRIEKFTVNRSPHVDKKSREQFEMRTHKRLLDIVDPTPQTVDALMKLDLAAGVDVEIKL; via the coding sequence ATGAACGGCCAAAATATTCGCATCCGTCTCAAGGCGTTCGACCATCGAATCCTCGATACGTCGACCCGTGAGATCGTGAACACGGCGAAGCGCACCGGTGCGCAGGTTCGCGGACCCATTCCGCTGCCGACCCGCATCGAGAAGTTCACCGTCAACCGTTCGCCGCACGTTGACAAGAAGAGCCGCGAGCAATTCGAGATGCGCACCCACAAGCGCCTGCTCGACATTGTCGACCCGACCCCGCAGACCGTCGATGCGCTGATGAAGCTCGACCTGGCCGCCGGCGTCGACGTCGAGATCAAGCTCTAA
- the tuf gene encoding elongation factor Tu, with product MAKAKFERNKPHCNIGTIGHVDHGKTSLTAAITKVLAETGGATFTAYDQIDKAPEEKARGITISTAHVEYETTNRHYAHVDCPGHADYVKNMITGAAQMDGAILVVSAADGPMPQTREHILLARQVGVPALVVFLNKCDMVDDPELLELVEMEVRELLSKYEFPGDDIPIIKGSALAALEDKDKALGHDAILELMKNVDSYIPQPERPIDQPFLMPVEDVFSISGRGTVVTGRVERGIVKVGEEIEIVGIRATQKTIVTGVEMFRKLLDQGQAGDNIGALLRGTKREEVERGQVLCKPGSVKPHTKFKAEAYILTKEEGGRHTPFFTNYRPQFYFRTTDVTGVVHLPEGTEMVMPGDNIAMEVHLIVPIAMEEKLRFAIREGGRTVGAGVVAAIIE from the coding sequence ATGGCCAAAGCTAAATTCGAGCGTAACAAACCGCACTGCAACATCGGCACCATCGGTCACGTCGACCATGGCAAGACCTCGCTGACCGCAGCGATCACCAAGGTGCTCGCAGAAACCGGCGGCGCGACGTTCACCGCCTACGACCAGATCGACAAGGCGCCGGAAGAGAAGGCGCGCGGCATCACGATCTCGACCGCTCACGTCGAGTACGAGACCACCAACCGTCACTATGCCCACGTCGACTGCCCCGGCCACGCCGACTACGTCAAGAACATGATCACCGGCGCTGCCCAGATGGACGGCGCGATCCTGGTCGTGTCGGCCGCTGACGGCCCGATGCCGCAGACCCGCGAGCACATCCTGCTCGCCCGCCAGGTCGGCGTGCCCGCGCTCGTCGTGTTCCTCAACAAGTGCGACATGGTCGACGATCCGGAGCTGCTCGAGCTCGTCGAGATGGAAGTCCGCGAGCTGCTCTCGAAGTACGAGTTCCCGGGCGACGACATTCCGATCATCAAGGGTTCGGCGCTGGCCGCCCTCGAAGACAAGGACAAGGCGCTCGGCCACGACGCCATCCTCGAGCTGATGAAGAACGTCGATTCGTACATTCCGCAGCCGGAGCGTCCGATCGACCAGCCGTTCCTGATGCCGGTGGAAGACGTGTTCTCGATCTCGGGCCGCGGCACCGTCGTCACCGGCCGTGTCGAGCGCGGCATCGTCAAGGTCGGTGAGGAAATCGAGATCGTCGGTATCCGCGCCACCCAGAAGACCATCGTCACCGGCGTCGAAATGTTCCGCAAGTTGCTCGATCAGGGCCAGGCCGGCGACAACATCGGTGCGCTGCTCCGCGGCACCAAGCGCGAGGAAGTCGAGCGCGGCCAGGTGCTGTGCAAGCCCGGCTCGGTCAAGCCGCACACCAAGTTCAAGGCTGAGGCCTACATCCTCACCAAGGAAGAGGGTGGCCGTCACACCCCGTTCTTCACGAACTATCGTCCGCAGTTCTACTTCCGCACCACCGACGTGACCGGCGTCGTGCATCTGCCCGAAGGCACCGAGATGGTGATGCCGGGCGACAACATCGCGATGGAAGTGCACCTGATCGTGCCGATCGCGATGGAAGAGAAGCTGCGCTTCGCGATCCGCGAAGGCGGTCGCACCGTCGGCGCCGGCGTCGTCGCCGCCATCATCGAGTAA
- the fusA gene encoding elongation factor G: protein MPRVHAIENYRNFGIMAHIDAGKTTTTERILYYTGKSHKIGEVHEGAATMDWMEQEQERGITITSAATTAFWNGKRLNIIDTPGHVDFTIEVERSLRVLDGAVCVLDSNQGVEPQTETVWRQGDKYKVPRIVFANKMDKTGADFFKCLSDIVDRLGAKPIAIQLPIGAENNFKGLVDLVVMKGIIWNDESLGAKFDYVDIPEDMVEQAKEYREKMVEAAVELDDDALAAFLDGKEPDEATLKRLIRKAVLTGAFYPVLCGSAFKNKGVQPLLDAVVDYLPSPIDVPAIKGTDDDGNEVVRKADDKEPLALLAFKIMDDPFVGTITFCRIYSGVLVSGTGVVNSTREKKERIGRMLLMHANNREDIKEAYAGDIVALAGLKEARTGDTLCDPDKQVILEKMEFPEPVIEIAIEPKSKADQEKLGVALAKLAAEDPSFRVSTDQESGQTILKGMGELHLDIKVDILRRTYKVDANIGAPQVAFRERVTKKAEVKYTHKKQTGGTGQFAEVSIVVEPNEPGKGYEFESKIVGGAVPKEYIPGVEKGLNSVMGSGVVAGFPVVDVKVQLVDGKYHDVDSSALAFEIASRAAFREALTKGKSVLLEPIMKVEVVTPEDYTGSVIGDLNSRRGQIQGQDMRGNANVINAMVPLMNMFGYVNNLRSMSQGRATFTMQFDHYAEAPANVSAEVQKKFA from the coding sequence ATGCCCCGCGTTCATGCCATAGAGAATTACCGCAACTTCGGTATCATGGCGCATATCGATGCCGGCAAGACCACGACCACCGAGCGCATCCTCTATTACACCGGCAAGAGCCACAAGATCGGCGAAGTGCACGAAGGTGCCGCGACGATGGACTGGATGGAGCAGGAGCAGGAGCGTGGCATCACGATCACGTCGGCTGCCACGACCGCGTTCTGGAACGGCAAGCGCCTGAACATCATCGACACCCCCGGCCACGTCGACTTCACCATTGAAGTCGAGCGTTCGCTGCGCGTGCTCGACGGTGCCGTGTGCGTTCTCGACTCCAACCAGGGCGTCGAGCCGCAGACCGAGACCGTCTGGCGCCAGGGCGACAAGTACAAGGTGCCGCGCATCGTCTTCGCCAACAAGATGGACAAGACCGGCGCCGATTTCTTCAAGTGCCTGTCCGACATCGTCGACCGCCTCGGCGCCAAGCCGATTGCGATCCAGCTTCCGATCGGTGCCGAGAACAACTTCAAGGGCCTCGTCGACCTCGTCGTCATGAAGGGCATCATCTGGAACGACGAATCGCTCGGCGCGAAGTTCGATTATGTCGACATCCCGGAAGACATGGTCGAGCAGGCCAAGGAGTATCGCGAGAAGATGGTGGAAGCCGCCGTCGAGCTCGACGACGATGCTCTGGCCGCCTTCCTCGATGGCAAGGAGCCCGATGAGGCGACGCTGAAGCGGTTGATCCGCAAGGCGGTTCTGACTGGCGCCTTCTATCCCGTGCTGTGTGGCTCGGCGTTCAAGAACAAGGGCGTGCAGCCGCTGCTCGACGCCGTCGTCGACTACCTGCCGTCGCCGATCGACGTGCCCGCGATCAAGGGCACCGATGACGATGGCAACGAAGTCGTGCGCAAGGCGGACGACAAGGAGCCGCTGGCGCTGCTCGCGTTCAAGATCATGGACGACCCGTTCGTCGGCACCATCACGTTCTGCCGCATCTATTCGGGCGTTCTCGTCTCGGGCACCGGCGTCGTCAACTCGACCCGCGAGAAGAAAGAGCGCATCGGCCGCATGCTGTTGATGCATGCGAACAACCGCGAAGACATCAAGGAAGCCTATGCCGGCGACATCGTCGCGCTGGCGGGCCTGAAGGAAGCGCGCACCGGTGACACGCTGTGCGATCCCGACAAGCAGGTCATCCTGGAAAAGATGGAATTCCCGGAGCCGGTGATCGAGATCGCGATCGAGCCGAAGTCGAAGGCCGACCAGGAAAAGCTCGGCGTCGCGCTGGCCAAGCTGGCCGCGGAAGATCCGTCGTTCCGCGTGTCGACCGATCAGGAGTCCGGCCAGACCATCCTCAAGGGCATGGGCGAACTCCATCTCGACATCAAGGTCGACATTCTCCGTCGCACCTACAAGGTCGATGCCAACATCGGCGCGCCGCAGGTGGCGTTCCGCGAGCGCGTGACCAAGAAGGCCGAAGTCAAGTACACGCACAAGAAGCAGACCGGCGGTACCGGCCAGTTCGCCGAAGTGTCGATCGTCGTCGAGCCGAACGAGCCCGGCAAGGGCTATGAGTTCGAATCGAAGATCGTCGGCGGTGCGGTGCCGAAGGAATACATCCCCGGCGTCGAAAAGGGCCTCAACAGCGTGATGGGTTCCGGCGTCGTTGCCGGCTTCCCGGTGGTGGACGTCAAGGTGCAATTGGTCGACGGCAAGTATCACGACGTCGACTCGTCGGCACTCGCGTTCGAAATCGCGTCGCGCGCCGCGTTCCGCGAAGCGCTGACGAAGGGCAAGTCCGTTCTGCTCGAGCCGATCATGAAGGTCGAGGTGGTGACCCCGGAAGACTACACCGGTTCGGTCATCGGCGACCTGAATTCCCGGCGCGGCCAGATCCAGGGCCAAGACATGCGCGGCAACGCCAACGTCATCAACGCGATGGTGCCGCTCATGAACATGTTCGGTTACGTGAACAACCTGCGCTCGATGAGCCAGGGTCGCGCGACCTTCACCATGCAGTTCGATCACTACGCCGAAGCTCCGGCGAACGTGTCGGCTGAAGTCCAGAAGAAGTTTGCCTGA
- the rpsG gene encoding 30S ribosomal protein S7, which translates to MSRRHSAEKREVNPDPKFGNVIITKFMNSIMYDGKKSAAESIVYGALGIIESKTKQNPLGVFEQALENVMPTIEVRSRRVGGATYQVPVEVRSVRRQALGLRWLITAARDRNEKTMTERLSAELLDASNNRGNAVKKREDVHRMAEANRAFSHYRW; encoded by the coding sequence ATGTCTCGTCGCCATTCTGCTGAAAAGCGTGAAGTGAACCCGGATCCGAAGTTCGGGAACGTCATCATTACGAAGTTCATGAATTCTATCATGTACGACGGCAAGAAGTCTGCCGCCGAGAGCATCGTCTATGGCGCGCTCGGTATCATCGAGTCCAAGACCAAGCAGAACCCGCTCGGCGTGTTCGAGCAGGCGCTCGAGAATGTGATGCCGACCATCGAGGTGCGTTCCCGCCGCGTCGGCGGCGCGACCTACCAGGTGCCGGTGGAAGTCCGCTCGGTGCGCCGTCAGGCGCTCGGCCTGCGCTGGCTGATCACCGCTGCGCGCGATCGCAACGAGAAGACCATGACGGAGCGTCTCTCGGCCGAGCTGCTCGATGCGTCGAACAACCGTGGCAACGCCGTCAAGAAGCGTGAAGACGTGCACCGGATGGCGGAAGCCAACCGCGCCTTCTCGCACTATCGCTGGTAA
- the rpsL gene encoding 30S ribosomal protein S12 — MPTINQLIAKPREVQKSRKKVPALQQSPQKRGVCTRVYTTTPKKPNSALRKVAKVRLTNGFEVIGYIPGEGHNLQEHSVVMIRGGRVKDLPGVRYHILRGVLDTQGVKNRKQRRSKYGAKRPK, encoded by the coding sequence ATGCCGACGATCAACCAGCTGATCGCAAAACCACGGGAAGTGCAGAAGTCGCGCAAGAAGGTGCCGGCGCTGCAGCAGTCGCCGCAGAAGCGCGGCGTGTGCACGCGCGTCTACACCACGACCCCGAAGAAGCCGAACTCGGCGCTTCGTAAGGTCGCCAAGGTGCGCCTGACCAACGGTTTCGAGGTGATCGGCTACATCCCGGGTGAAGGCCACAACCTTCAGGAACACTCGGTGGTGATGATCCGTGGCGGCCGCGTCAAGGACTTGCCCGGCGTGCGCTACCACATCCTCCGCGGCGTGCTGGATACCCAGGGCGTCAAGAACCGTAAGCAGCGTCGTTCGAAGTACGGCGCGAAGCGTCCGAAGTAA
- a CDS encoding FAD-dependent oxidoreductase, with protein sequence MRYTDIAIIGGGLAGSTAAAMLGRAGVPTLLIDPHQVYPFDFRVEKIGGDLQLDRFARTGLAESVLRSATLDGENWIARFGYLLDRQPSRQYGIMYDALIGAIRAEMSGPAEFICDKVVNVATDFDRQRLVLASGEEISARLLVLANGLNVGLRRMLGIERLVTSACHSISIGFDLVPVGRPTFPFAAMTYFSERPSDLIPYITLFPIDGRMRANLFTYRAADDPWLRAMRRNPVETLNAALPRLRRITGEFGVAGEIKIRPADVYVSTGYRQPGVVLVGDAFASTCPVTGTGTDKVFTDVAQLCNVHIPAWLASEGMGLDKIAAFYDDPVKTACDAWSRDKAFNFRKVSIDKGLYWEAQRWARFFGYLGQGLLRKVRNRPAPPPPTRPASHFRRAPHATDRAA encoded by the coding sequence ATGCGGTACACGGACATCGCGATCATCGGCGGAGGTCTGGCGGGCTCGACCGCCGCCGCGATGCTCGGGCGCGCCGGCGTCCCGACCCTGCTGATCGACCCGCACCAGGTCTATCCGTTCGATTTCCGGGTCGAGAAGATCGGCGGCGACCTGCAGCTCGATCGATTCGCACGGACCGGCCTTGCCGAATCCGTGCTGCGCTCCGCGACGCTGGATGGCGAGAACTGGATCGCGCGATTCGGCTATCTGCTCGACCGCCAGCCCAGCCGCCAATACGGCATCATGTATGACGCGCTGATCGGCGCGATCAGGGCCGAGATGTCGGGACCGGCCGAGTTCATCTGCGACAAGGTCGTCAATGTCGCCACCGACTTCGATCGGCAGCGGCTGGTGCTCGCCAGCGGCGAGGAGATCTCGGCGCGGCTTCTGGTGCTCGCCAACGGATTGAACGTCGGGCTGCGGCGAATGCTCGGCATCGAGCGGCTGGTGACCAGCGCCTGCCACTCGATCTCGATCGGCTTCGACCTCGTGCCGGTCGGACGCCCGACCTTCCCGTTCGCGGCCATGACCTATTTCTCGGAGCGGCCGAGCGACCTGATCCCCTACATCACGCTGTTTCCGATCGACGGCCGGATGCGCGCCAACCTCTTCACCTACCGCGCCGCCGACGACCCCTGGCTGCGCGCGATGCGGCGCAACCCTGTCGAGACGCTGAACGCGGCACTGCCGCGGCTGCGCCGGATCACCGGCGAGTTCGGCGTCGCCGGCGAGATCAAGATCCGGCCTGCCGACGTCTATGTCTCGACCGGCTATCGGCAGCCCGGCGTCGTGCTGGTCGGCGATGCCTTCGCCAGCACCTGCCCGGTTACCGGCACCGGCACCGACAAGGTGTTCACCGACGTGGCCCAGCTCTGCAACGTCCACATCCCGGCCTGGCTGGCGAGCGAAGGCATGGGCTTGGACAAGATCGCGGCGTTCTACGACGACCCGGTGAAAACCGCCTGCGACGCCTGGTCGAGGGACAAGGCGTTCAACTTCCGCAAGGTCTCGATCGACAAGGGGCTGTACTGGGAGGCCCAGCGCTGGGCGCGCTTCTTCGGCTATCTCGGCCAAGGCTTGCTGCGCAAGGTTCGCAACCGGCCGGCGCCGCCCCCACCCACGCGTCCGGCCAGCCATTTTAGGCGGGCGCCACACGCAACCGACCGGGCGGCGTGA
- a CDS encoding ABC transporter ATP-binding protein, which translates to MASKPPASEPPASDDPKLAADDPELKKKLSATGSPAPAQSSKPPAAAKPQAAPADDDDEDDEDDELDLDDDDDEDLVVFTAKEAAGALSTFFAFVRPYLASYRTVLACVAFGVVVETLFNVIMPLSLKFLIDDALGEEDFGALYIILGVLAVAGIVTSIIAVWYERWDARLAAGIIADVRTRIFEHVQNLPSAYFARTRRGEILSRFSIDLSAFEGAVKIFANSAALPFLELIAGIILMLFLNWQLAAVALLVFPITLIGPRILTPKAVQANYEQKQNEAALLGTVTENVAAQAVVKAFNLQRRALGWFTLRNRDVRAKAASAMFLSTMVERTVTISVLLLHLVVLAIGAYLATKGQITVGTFVTFESAFWEVSYNIAHVMHFIPVSISAAAAVHHIQELLDEPTRGADRPGAPDLPRISHDISFERVTFQYEGAQTPVLDNLSLKLDAGKSIAVVGPSGSGKSTLINLILRLYVPDEGRVAIDGVDIRRVTRESLRANMAVVFQENMLFNMSIRENIRLGKEGADDAEVVDAAKKAEIHRFIMGLPQKYDTPVGERGDTLSGGQRQRIAIARAIIRNPSVLLLDEATSALDQTTEAAINRTLLRVAEGRTMIWSTHRLTSVVEMDEIIVISGGRAIERGSHAELLALNGVYRKLWDDQGLHDASDADDDDEDDEEEDDEEDEDDEEEGDEDEDEA; encoded by the coding sequence ATGGCGTCCAAGCCTCCTGCATCTGAGCCTCCAGCATCTGACGATCCGAAGCTTGCTGCCGACGATCCCGAGCTGAAGAAGAAGCTCTCGGCAACCGGATCGCCTGCGCCTGCCCAATCATCGAAGCCACCCGCCGCTGCGAAGCCGCAAGCCGCGCCTGCCGATGATGACGACGAGGATGATGAGGACGACGAGCTCGATCTCGACGATGATGACGACGAGGACCTCGTCGTCTTCACCGCCAAGGAAGCCGCCGGCGCGCTCTCGACGTTCTTTGCCTTCGTCAGGCCGTATCTGGCGAGCTACCGAACCGTGCTCGCCTGCGTCGCCTTCGGTGTCGTGGTCGAGACGTTGTTCAACGTCATCATGCCGCTCAGCCTGAAATTCCTGATCGACGATGCGCTCGGCGAGGAGGATTTCGGTGCGCTCTACATCATCCTCGGCGTGCTCGCGGTCGCCGGCATCGTCACCTCGATCATCGCGGTCTGGTACGAGCGCTGGGATGCCCGGCTTGCCGCCGGCATCATCGCAGACGTGCGGACCCGGATCTTCGAGCATGTCCAGAACCTGCCGTCGGCCTATTTCGCCCGCACCAGGCGCGGCGAGATCCTGTCGCGCTTCTCGATCGACCTCTCGGCGTTCGAGGGGGCCGTCAAGATCTTCGCCAACAGCGCCGCGCTGCCGTTCCTGGAATTGATCGCCGGCATCATCCTGATGCTGTTCCTGAACTGGCAGCTCGCCGCGGTCGCGCTGTTGGTGTTTCCGATCACGCTGATCGGTCCGCGCATCCTGACCCCGAAGGCGGTGCAGGCGAACTACGAGCAGAAACAGAACGAAGCCGCGCTGCTCGGCACTGTGACCGAGAATGTCGCGGCGCAGGCGGTGGTGAAGGCGTTCAACCTGCAGCGCCGCGCGCTCGGCTGGTTCACCCTGCGCAACCGCGACGTGCGGGCCAAGGCCGCCTCCGCCATGTTCCTGTCGACCATGGTGGAGCGCACCGTCACCATCTCGGTGCTGTTGCTGCACCTCGTGGTGCTGGCGATCGGCGCCTACCTCGCGACCAAGGGGCAGATCACGGTCGGCACCTTCGTCACCTTCGAGAGCGCGTTCTGGGAGGTGTCGTACAACATCGCCCACGTCATGCATTTCATCCCGGTGTCGATCTCGGCCGCGGCAGCGGTGCACCATATCCAGGAACTGCTCGACGAGCCGACCCGCGGCGCCGACCGTCCCGGCGCCCCCGACCTGCCGCGGATCAGCCACGACATCTCATTCGAGCGCGTCACCTTCCAGTACGAAGGTGCGCAGACGCCGGTGCTCGACAATCTCAGCCTCAAGCTCGATGCCGGCAAGAGCATCGCGGTTGTTGGACCCTCCGGCTCCGGCAAGAGCACGCTGATCAACCTGATCCTGCGGCTCTACGTGCCGGACGAAGGCCGCGTCGCCATCGACGGCGTCGACATTCGCCGGGTGACGCGGGAATCGCTGCGGGCGAACATGGCGGTCGTGTTCCAGGAGAACATGCTGTTCAACATGTCGATCCGCGAGAACATCCGGCTCGGCAAGGAGGGCGCTGACGACGCCGAGGTCGTGGACGCCGCGAAGAAGGCCGAGATCCACCGCTTCATCATGGGCCTGCCGCAGAAATACGACACGCCGGTCGGCGAGCGCGGCGACACGCTGTCGGGCGGCCAGCGCCAGCGCATTGCGATCGCGCGCGCGATCATCCGCAATCCGTCGGTGCTGCTGCTCGACGAGGCGACCTCGGCGCTCGACCAGACCACGGAAGCCGCGATCAACCGCACGCTGCTCAGGGTCGCGGAGGGACGCACCATGATCTGGTCGACACACCGCCTGACCTCGGTGGTCGAGATGGACGAAATCATCGTGATCTCGGGCGGCCGGGCGATCGAGCGCGGCTCCCACGCCGAGTTGCTCGCCCTGAACGGCGTCTATCGCAAGCTCTGGGACGACCAGGGCCTGCATGATGCGTCCGATGCGGACGACGATGATGAGGATGACGAGGAGGAAGACGACGAAGAGGATGAGGACGACGAGGAGGAGGGAGACGAGGATGAAGACGAGGCGTGA